TTCAGTCATTAAAATCGCAGGTTACAATGAAACAGGTCACAAGCAACAAATTAAATCTAATATGCTTATATTCAATAAAGTTTACCTTCTTCATTTTATAGACCCATATTTTTTAAGCTATAACTGCTTGATGCTTTATCATAATTACTGAATcattacaaaatcaaaattgtcTAAATGTCAATAAATATCACATTACTGTTAGTATTTAGTGTcaaagtttaaaatcaacattgCCATTTTAAAGATGCTAATCTTCCAAAGAAGAAAGTCATTCTCCAGGTATACAGATAAAGGAAAGTGTGATATATTGATTATCAGAAACTTCTGTAAATATTTGATCTCCACAGCCAAACTCTAACATTCACTCAGCTGAGAAAGCATACACAATATTAGCAGCAGAAACACTACGGACATTAATCATACAGATGTATATATTAGTAGActtaataaaacatacatgatGAGGTCAAATCTTTGTAAATTAGGATTTAATTGTGTATGTAATTCTGATTTATAAATATGACTACACATCATATACATGGCCAAGAGTTATCATCACAATATCACACAtccagagaaaaaaaacatcatctGCATCACTTGAACTCTTGCACTTTAATAAAATCATCTAAGTCATATAAATGTTTTGcaataataaacaatttcaaGCTTCTTGAGGTCTTTTCATCACACATGGTCGACTAAGCGTGAAGGGTCAAGTCTTGGTATGTCAACACTGATTTGCGTGCTCATTCTAGAAAATAGTTCTCGATAATGGACCAGTAGCAGCTCTACACACTTCTGTTCAAACTGGGCGGCCATTAGACTGATCATTGGGTTGGTGTCTGGACTTCTCATCAAGGTGGGAGCAAATACGATCGCCAAGTTGTCTGCTCCCATCATGTTCTTGGATTTCTTATCTGTTACTCTGAAATAAAAGAAGCAATAGCATGTTATACATGATATTAATATAATTCATGcaaatttattgtttttcataatTTGGAATCTAGCGTTTTTTACATTAGAGTAGttcaaaatgttaaattatcTCGTCCAGATGTGTAAATGAAAATGCTCAAGTTATCAATTTGTACATGAATGGGTTTGAAACCCTAACTCTGTAAGTTTTCAAAGACAATTTCTACTCAAACCTTAAAGTGGTACTTCCAGTGATCAATGGAACAGATGCGGTGTAGGCTTACAGGAAGTGtttaaagggaagtaactccagGTAAAAGATTTCCTACTCAGCCAAGCTTTCCTACCAATGGTATGAAGTTGGACATGTCACTTACCGAGTTACCCAAACCATTTCACGTATAAGATACTTACCGAACAAGATGTGCTAAGAGGTATTTAAGTGTCTGATAGTGGGCAGGGGGTAAGATAGCAAGTCCTTCCTTCAGTTTGATGATTAAATCCCTTGACCGTAGGTCATCTCGCTCTGTAACACAAAGTCCATTTTACAGGAGATGGCTCAATCATCCCCTCTAGTCTATAGCTTGcatcaaataattttatgaatatgaaataattcagtAGATTAAAGACTCTTTACACATCACCTTTACTGTAGAATCTATTTCATTGTAAATCTATAGTATATCAAGTTACTAGATTATGTTTATCAAATCaactttattcattttaaaacaattgtgAAATAAGTTAATTATATCTTATTATCATACTGTAATCCCTCTTGTTGGCCCAGTAATACACTTACTTATGGCATCAATAATGAATTTATATGCATCGAAGGTGAGAAGTGGTATGGGAAGCAGCCTGAAGTACAGTTTGAGGACACTAGTGATACTATTGATGTCCTCGTATTTGTTCACACTGATGTCTGTATTCTCTCCatctacaaaaacaaatattttcttccaTAGTATAACAGATCCAGCTTATACAGGAAATATTCCCAGATATTTAACTTAATTATAGCTAAACATGCACAACTGTTTCCTTTTTATATCTCTAAATGGAAGAAGTAAAATATTTCTACTTAACTCATACTCTAAATTCATTCCACagtgaattacatgtattaaatgttCAGAAAATTGTCTACATTTTAATTGCTGATTCAATACTTAATTTTATCACATGCCCTATATCCAGTGATTTCCCCCGTATATTTtttttgcgtatgtcactagtgtaatatgacctggagcaattttcattggctgaaaattcattgtgacatcatacaGAAACAATTAAATTACGCCTGGTAACATggcgtgacgtcaggattacgaggacggcggAACAAAATGGCAGCCTCTACTGGAATTTTGGAATACATCTTGATGTGAAATTCTCTGCTATGTAGGTATTTATAgctatgtgataaaaagtattttaaatttgtgttcatgtcaaatgagattttatgaaacttcttagactcgtttcattaAATCTCACATGAAATGATCACTCATGTAAGTAATATCCTATATGTATGAGGAATTCTTACTTTAGATATtgaacatacagtaaaaccatATTATTGACAGTCTCATTGCAATGCCATACTAATAATGATATCAGTGTATCTCATGACAGCTTTGAAGAAATTGTCAGTTATCAAGTTACCTTTGTCAAATGCCATCCTGATACCTTCCACTTCATCGTGTAGACCAGCTATCCTGTACAGTCCTTCAGAATCCAGGCCTTTAGAAATACAACAAGGGGATCTTAATACCTCAATCAATTCAATGTCAGCTATGAGAGGATAGATGTAAATTAATCCAATCTCCATATCCAAAATGTAGAATACTGAGACAACATATACTACATGGATCAATTGGAAGTGGAAAGTGGAATTAATCGTGACAAGAAAATGTTATATCAACATGTGCAGATTTTGTCATATGAATAATTACACTATATAGATATGCAGCATTAACATTATCATTCTGTTAACTGTGTTAAAGCTTACTTAGCAAAATATCATTCAAGTACACATATTCACGTTTACAATATCAATTTCAATtgacaaaacataatatatgtaccctgaTAGATCATTACTGTATTTCAACACCTTTACCAGTTTATTTCTATGTTATTTTGACCttattatttctattgtttatGTTATCCCTAAAATGAGAAATACTGTGTAAATACAAAAGAAGGTGCCAATGtaacatacaaaacatacctcTGGATTCGATTTCTTTGATACACTTCTCCACGACCACGGGAATAGGGGTGTTCCTCGCCTTAACCACCGTGGTCAGATCAGCTCCATATAGATTCTTCACAAATTTAATGTCAGGCATGCAGTCATTAGGTACCTTCTCTGAGCACTTTTTGTGAGCTTCAAATCCACAATCTGACAAAATTGACAAACAGAGTCAATCAATGCAAAACTTCTTCAATTCAAACATAATACTTACTAAAAtgacatataattaatgatgaaatttccctaatattgatattaaaatctCTTCAATTCACCTTGAAATTCAAGCCCAGATATGGATATTTAtagcacctcggacagaaatgtccccaaatgattggcggagagccgtcacgtggtgaccccctatcactttatagggggtcagtaaaattttattatggtgcaatatggcggctctcgccctcgcttcaaaatttaaacacattatcttcaactaaatataccacttcattaccgtaaaactatatattatttgttaatttttgtgtaaaaataactttaatcgttttaatacttcaaattacatcaaatgcatttttttatatacgagttgcttcccctacgccagtttgaaagttgatgatgCGGCGAAAGTCAAATgtaacaattcaagcgttttctagactgtgattataaacaaatggaggtgttCGTACCTACAGATCAATCTTCACTCTACAATAAATTTATCGGCATTAATTTTAAGTGATTATCTAAGCGAGATTGCACAGATGATCAAGAAgattgtgcttaaaatgttagatggatgtttgtgtcactcttgtttgtgatgTTTTCAAAATACAACATCTTTTACTCACCTTGACATTTGACCCCTTGAGCTAAAAGACCCCACATGAAGTTCGCACAATAGTCACACCAATGAAGCCCCATAAAGTTTTGAGTCTGAAAGGACAAGAGACAACATGAAAATATCTTTTACCTATCATTTACCATACAAACGTAATCAAATTCGAGAATGAGTGCAGAAATACCAGTTATTAGACCTAATTGTAAATTCACATCAATGTAAGAAAGAATTAAACCTACCTTAAAATTATGTGCCTTTTCAAATTCATGGACATTAGACAGAATATCATCCTCCTCATCTTCTATAACTTGCTGTAAAACAGAATTGATGTTAAATAACTACACATCATAActacatattatattataacacAGTATTAAAGTTCCTTACACACCTCATGGGTGAAATGCCCGATCAACACAAATTGGACATTTAGATCATCTGGGATGTTTCTGTAAAAGTGTGATGCTGGTGTCAACATGGTCAA
This genomic window from Argopecten irradians isolate NY chromosome 4, Ai_NY, whole genome shotgun sequence contains:
- the LOC138320587 gene encoding N-chimaerin-like isoform X1, with amino-acid sequence MTHHDDIMSSNKEKGRQTKSRYYNMTYHSCQPGSQIRSTRDGGDSQPLPTWKTYLYTLQLQAPKPRRIICQYEVPHKPQFYGKEYHGNVTRDEAERLLCEGDGCYLVRKSDRAPDAFTLAIRFDGQTKNFKLYYDGMHYVGEKRFDTVHDLVADGLIHFYVESKAADYIASLSNESNYAESPYLAYSAKKKRLQRSQKTVVSRKIEHTDSGNANVDGPNRLSNGSNGTNVQAQGQVIEDEEDDILSNVHEFEKAHNFKTQNFMGLHWCDYCANFMWGLLAQGVKCQDCGFEAHKKCSEKVPNDCMPDIKFVKNLYGADLTTVVKARNTPIPVVVEKCIKEIESRGLDSEGLYRIAGLHDEVEGIRMAFDKDGENTDISVNKYEDINSITSVLKLYFRLLPIPLLTFDAYKFIIDAIKRDDLRSRDLIIKLKEGLAILPPAHYQTLKYLLAHLVRVTDKKSKNMMGADNLAIVFAPTLMRSPDTNPMISLMAAQFEQKCVELLLVHYRELFSRMSTQISVDIPRLDPSRLVDHV
- the LOC138320587 gene encoding N-chimaerin-like isoform X2, with amino-acid sequence MTHHDDIMSSNKEKGRQTKSRYYNMTYHYGGDSQPLPTWKTYLYTLQLQAPKPRRIICQYEVPHKPQFYGKEYHGNVTRDEAERLLCEGDGCYLVRKSDRAPDAFTLAIRFDGQTKNFKLYYDGMHYVGEKRFDTVHDLVADGLIHFYVESKAADYIASLSNESNYAESPYLAYSAKKKRLQRSQKTVVSRKIEHTDSGNANVDGPNRLSNGSNGTNVQAQGQVIEDEEDDILSNVHEFEKAHNFKTQNFMGLHWCDYCANFMWGLLAQGVKCQDCGFEAHKKCSEKVPNDCMPDIKFVKNLYGADLTTVVKARNTPIPVVVEKCIKEIESRGLDSEGLYRIAGLHDEVEGIRMAFDKDGENTDISVNKYEDINSITSVLKLYFRLLPIPLLTFDAYKFIIDAIKRDDLRSRDLIIKLKEGLAILPPAHYQTLKYLLAHLVRVTDKKSKNMMGADNLAIVFAPTLMRSPDTNPMISLMAAQFEQKCVELLLVHYRELFSRMSTQISVDIPRLDPSRLVDHV